The proteins below come from a single Aegilops tauschii subsp. strangulata cultivar AL8/78 chromosome 6, Aet v6.0, whole genome shotgun sequence genomic window:
- the LOC109746581 gene encoding O-fucosyltransferase 23 yields the protein MNILQDLKHLKHISLPARLIICKCLLIVIGLIVLRAIISPFLAISSSEKSFYESPTLDLFPGVRKGKFVEVPQIIWGLNNQKIAFARACLTAKFLNRSLLMPSLSASLFYKEVDLLQPIAFDKVFDLNKFNARCHGFVRVARYSEVSNRTEPFKLQKGSGRRWTVERDLDQLQQSRLGEADGFEVIHVTGKHPFLWPDHWPVKDYARIFDCLAVAPEIDTEVVRVISKIKDAGKKARHDAAVSHNKKRIDGLKNLPVQYIAVHMRIEKDWMIHCKKWEQRSNLKEICSSKGEIIHKVSQITDLRRPVVVYLAVADSLLEDDSVTSGWRVGMVAYEKKKLGVTDIYEKQPYLIKSAIDFEVCARADVFVGNSFSTFSNLVVLSRTERLYKLGKASSCGEDVGLSSYAYNVIGDDGGPQKWMTDMLDTSLQRISYGTNNVSCH from the coding sequence ATGAACATCCTACAAGACCTTAAGCATCTCAAGCACATTAGCTTGCCGGCGAGGCTTATCATTTGCAAGTGCCTTCTCATAGTGATTGGCCTTATTGTATTGAGAGCAATTATCTCCCCTTTTCTTGCCATTAGCTCGTCTGAAAAGAGTTTTTATGAGTCACCAACCCTTGACTTGTTCCCTGGAGTTAGGAAAGGTAAGTTTGTTGAGGTCCCGCAGATTATATGGGGATTGAACAATCAGAAGATTGCATTTGCCAGAGCATGCTTGACGGCAAAATTCCTGAACCGTTCTCTACTCATGCCAAGTCTGAGTGCTTCGCTTTTCTACAAAGAGGTTGACTTGCTGCAGCCTATTGCTTTCGACAAGGTATTTGACCTTAACAAGTTCAATGCCCGCTGTCATGGGTTTGTAAGAGTAGCTCGGTATTCAGAAGTTTCAAATCGTACCGAGCCTTTCAAACTTCAAAAGGGCAGTGGTAGGAGGTGGACAGTGGAGAGAGATTTGGATCAACTGCAACAATCCAGATTGGGGGAGGCCGATGGCTTTGAAGTGATTCATGTCACTGGGAAGCATCCATTTCTATGGCCTGATCATTGGCCAGTGAAAGACTATGCCAGGATCTTTGATTGCCTTGCTGTAGCTCCTGAGATAGATACTGAAGTTGTCAGGGTCATATCCAAGATTAAAGATGCAGGGAAAAAAGCAAGACATGATGCTGCCGTTTCTCATAATAAGAAGAGGATAGATGGTTTGAAAAATCTTCCTGTGCAGTACATTGCTGTTCACATGAGAATAGAGAAAGATTGGATGATTCATTGCAAGAAGTGGGAGCAGCGGTCCAATTTAAAGGAAATTTGCAGCAGCAAAGGAGAGATCATTCATAAGGTCTCACAGATCACTGACCTACGTCGCCCGGTTGTAGTATATCTTGCAGTAGCCGACAGCCTTCTAGAAGATGATTCAGTAACCAGTGGTTGGAGAGTTGGTATGGTTGCTTATGAGAAGAAGAAACTTGGAGTTACTGACATATACGAGAAGCAGCCTTACCTTATAAAGTCTGCCATCGACTTTGAGGTATGCGCAAGAGCGGATGTGTTTGTTGGCAATAGTTTCTCAACATTTTCCAACCTTGTAGTATTGTCTAGAACAGAAAGGTTATACAAGTTAGGGAAGGCAAGCTCATGTGGTGAGGATGTTGGGCTGTCGTCCTATGCGTACAATGTCATCGGAGATGATGGCGGGCCACAGAAATGGATGACAGATATGTTGGACACAAGCCTTCAGCGCATAAGTTACGGAACAAATAACGTCTCCTGCCACTGA